One Paroedura picta isolate Pp20150507F chromosome 3, Ppicta_v3.0, whole genome shotgun sequence genomic window carries:
- the LOC143831438 gene encoding olfactory receptor 1L1-like, which yields MAQKNTTQISEFLLHGFSSQPEVQRVLFLLFLSIYLLSLFGNMTIILLIRCDMQLRQTPMYFFLSCLAVADMGFATTIIPKTLRNVLSHKKTITYSGCLTQIFFYIYFGNVESYMLSSMAFDRYVAICHPMYYSSLMSHKRCLHMATMSWTIPTIHSLLYTILMARLEFCNPGEIHHFICDINPVLEVTCSDTRVINLIVMTEGLVDILGPFVLIIISYAFIFYSIMKIPSAIGKRKAFSTCGSHISVVVLFYGGISWVYFKPHAKNPGLQDTVATVMYTMVIPMLNPFIYTLRNSEMKAALRRVMRQHFH from the coding sequence ATGGCTCAAAAGAATACAACGCAGATCTCTGAATTTTTGCTTCATGGCTTCTCATCCCAACCAGAAGTTCAGCGGGTTCTCTTCTTGCTCTTCCTCTCCATTTATTTACTCAGTCTCTTTGGGAACATGACCATCATCCTGTTGATCCGCTGTGACATGCAGCTCCGGCAAacacccatgtacttcttcctgagCTGTCTTGCAGTAGCTGATATGGGTTTTGCCACCACCATCATCCCCAAAACTCTGAGAAACGTATTGTCTCACAAAAAGACCATCACGTACAGCGGTTGCCTGACACAAATATTTTTCTATATCTATTTTGGAAATGTGGAAAGCTACATGCTGTCCTCCATGGCTTTTGATCGCTATGTGGCCATCTGTCATCCAATGTATTATTCTAGCTTGATGAGCCACAAACGCTGCCTCCATATGGCCACGATGTCCTGGACCATCCCTACGATCCATTCTTTGCTTTACACCATTTTAATGGCCCGACTTGAGTTCTGCAACCCTGGGGAGATCCACCATTTTATCTGTGACATTAACCctgttctggaggtgacttgCTCTGACACCCGAGTCATAAACTTAATCGTGATGACTGAGGGGCTAGTGGACATCCTGGGGCCATTTGTTCTCATTATCATCTCTTATGCCTTCATCTTCTACTCCATCATGAAGATTCCCTCTGCCATCGGGAAGCGCAAAGCCTTCTCCACCTGCGGGTCCCACATTTCTGTGGTGGTCTTGTTCTATGGGGGTATAAGCTGGGTCTACTtcaagccacatgccaagaacCCAGGCCTTCAGGACACGGTGGCGACTGTGATGTATACCATGGTGATCCCCATGCTGAACCCCTTCATCTACACCCTCAGGAACAGCGAGATGAAGGCAGCCCTGAGGAGAGTCATGAGGCAGCATTTCCATTGA
- the LOC143831439 gene encoding olfactory receptor-like protein DTMT, translating to MNHKNTTPVSEFFLRGFSSQPEVEKLLFPLFFFMYLLTLLGNATIILLIRCDRHLLQTPMYFFLSHLAVADLGFASTIVPKTLQNLLSERKTISYHGCLAQMFFYIHIGNADSYLLASMAYDRYVAICSPLNYSTVMSPKRCLQLAATSWTLTMFHSLVYTFLMSRVEFCDPGVIPHFFCDLYPVLDVSCSDSYLIELVLRTEGIVEILGPFVLIIISYLLIFYSIMKIPSATGKRKAFSTCVSHVCVVVMYFGGISFVYFKPNSNLAERHDTWAAMMYTMVNPMVNPFIYSLRNTEMKAALKRVIRKYFH from the coding sequence ATGAATCACAAGAACACGACTCCGGTCTCCGAATTCTTCCTCCGTGGATTCTCCTCCCAGCCAGAGGTTGAAAAActcctcttcccccttttcttcttcatgtATTTGCTCACCCTCCTGGGGAACGCAACCATCATCTTGTTGATACGCTGCGATCGGCACCTTCTCCAaacccccatgtacttcttcctcagtCACCTTGCAGTAGCTGATTTGGGTTTCGCCAGTACCATTGTCCCCAAGACGCTACAGAACTTGTTATCTGAGAGAAAGACCATCTCCTATCATGGCTGCCTGGCCCAGATGTTTTTCTATATCCATATTGGCAATGCAGATAGCTACCTTCTGGCCTCCATGGCCTATGACCGCTACGTAGCGATCTGCAGCCCGCTGAACTATTCCACTGTGATGAGTCCCAAACGTTGCCTCCAACTGGCAGCTACGTCCTGGACTCTCACCATGTTCCACTCCTTGGTATATACGTTTTTGATGTCCCGTGTTGAGTTCTGTGATCCTGGGGTAATCCCTCATTTTTTTTGCGACCTTTACCCTGTCCTAGATGTCTCTTGCTCGGACTCCTACCTAATAGAGCTAGTACTGAGGACGGAGGGAATAGTGGAGATCCTGGGGCCATTTGTGCTCATCATCATTTcctacttgctcatcttctattCCATCATGAAGATCCCGTCGGCCACTGGGAAGCGCAAAGCCTTCTCCACATGCGTGTCACACGTTTGCGTGGTGGTCATGTACTTTGGGGGGATCAGCTTTGTTTATTTCAAGCCCAATTCGAATTTGGCGGAGCGCCATGATACCTGGGCTGCTATGATGTATACCATGGTCAACCCCATGGTGAATCCCTTCATCTACAGCCTCAGGAACACTGAGATGAAGGCAGCCCTGAAGAGAGTCATTAGGAAGTATTTTCATTGA